Sequence from the Mixophyes fleayi isolate aMixFle1 chromosome 4, aMixFle1.hap1, whole genome shotgun sequence genome:
caatgcaacatggttttgcccaggtgcaaatgctactccttttttatgctttgctctccttaatgactcaggcccataaactCTTTTTACATCACTTTCCTGGAAATCCTAGCCCCCTCCTTACTCCCTTGTACAACAGTGTAATGACTGGAGATAGCTTCCCAGCTGAAATTCTTGAAGCACAGATCATTACAATTCTGAAACCCGGTAAAGACTACACAGAGTGCAAACATTATAGACCCATAGCCTTGCTTAATACTGATTTGAAGATTTTCACCAAGCTCTTTGCTATTCGTTTAAATCCAATTCTCCCCAACCTCATCCATCCGGACCAAGTCGCCAGGCGTCTGATAATAACAGATGTATCCTTAATGTATTGCATCTAGTAACAGACACTTCCGACGAGCTGGTTTTGCCCGCTCTCGATGCGGAGAAAGTTTTTGACAGGCTTCACTGGCTCTATCTGCAGGAGGTCTTAGTTAAATTCGGTTTCCAAGGTAATATTCTTCATTCCATCCTAGCATTATATCAAGGTCAAAAGGCCAGAATATTAAGCAAAGGTTTCCTATCCTCCCCTTTTGTTATATCAAATGGTACAAGGCAGGGTTGTCCATTACCCCCCCTCATGTTCGCCCTTGCTATCGAACCTCTAGCCCAAACAATACGATTTGCACCTGACTTTCCAGGGATTACTATACATTCATCCTCTCACAAATTGTGTTTGTTTGCAGATGATGTGTTTCTGTTTGTTACCAGCCTGGGGAACTCATTGGTAGCCCTAGAGCTCTTCCTCAATCAATATAGCGCTGCTTCTCAATATAAATTGAACATCACTAAATCAGAAGGACTACCAGTTAATATTTCCTTATATCTTTACAGCGGAGATTGCCTTGGATAGAGTCATAGACCACATTCTTTTGAGTGCCCTCTGAAGTAGTTAAGTTCCAGAGACTTGGGAGAATAGGAAGCTGAGGGGCCTGCATAGTTAGTTTTAGGCAAATTTTAGACAGGGGATTGCATGCCTCACAGTAAACTGCTTGCCCTCATGAGACAATGAAACTAAATGGAAGACCCATTTGTATTTGAGGTTATCCTATAGAATCTGGATGCATTTATTGAGTTCATATCTTGGTGGGGACTAAGTTTTGGAAAAATGACAGTTGGTAATTATCAAGTAGACATATGTCCATATTGTGTAACTCCATAAAAGGACCTGTCTATGAAAAGATGCTTCAAAGAAGCATCTAGTAGTAGGTGTTCGAAAAAAATCCCACTAGAAAGGGTTCTAGCCGAGTGGAGTAGACCGAATCTTGACTATTCTTACTTAGTAAATTTTTCCGACAGGATCTATTTTCTATTTCTTACTGCTTATCTTATACTTGTTGAAGGTAAGCTGCTATTTCCTGCTTTTTAAACTTTCAAACATACATTCCACAACAATATAGGCCATGGCTGACATATGATTTTACAGACTGTTTAACAAGGCGTTCACTCTCCCAAAGACACATCTCCCAACCTAAGCTATTCCAATAACTTCAAGTGCATTATTTTCCATTTccaaattatttactttttttgaaGCAACCTACTAATACTCCCTTATGAGGAAATTTTTTCTCTCTTTCATCCCATTTGGAGGACACTGCTAATCTCTGTTTGTAGGCTGGAGCTAGACACACAGAAGTTAACAACTGCATAGATTCAGAAGCAGCTCCTCTCTAAAGCTCACAAACGATTCTTGTTTAAACTGGGTGTTGTGCACAGGGCTGCCTATGGCACCCacctaaaatacatattttacctTTATTTTACTTTAGAGTTTTGTGCTGCAGCTTGCACTGTCCTCCCAAGCAGGAATGACTTTTCTATGTTACAGTAGGAGGCAGAGCCATGTTCGGTGTCTCACCTTTATTCCATCCACTCTTCTGTTTAGGGGGAGGGGTCCGGAGTAGATACTACTTCCATACAGTTATGTAGGGTCCCAATTTAACTAGTGGTGAGTGGCGCCAGTTTCACTCCAGAAGCCACAGGCAGATTCTTGGTGTTGCTTTTCTAGCTGAAGGAGGATGATGGAGGACGCAAGTAAGACCAGAGCAGGTCAGGAAGCAACTCTTATTTAAAGGGCTTTTCTGTGCAGTTGCAGTGAAACTTCTTTGCATTTTCTTACAAGTCAGGGAAGTGcataggtgtgtgggtgcacaaatcATGGGAGGACAAAGGTGTGCGGGTGCAcgagtcaggggagaacacaggTGTTCGGGTGAGCTACTATTAGCTGTTTGAAGTGAGCAGTTCATGTGAAAAAAGCATGCCCCACCTTTCTGCATGAACAGTGTGGTACAGTTCACCAGTGATAGCTTGGACCCGAATTACAAATACCAAGGAGTGGTGCTCTGGGGAGCAACTACCAGGCTACTGGAAACAATAGACAAAGtggctttttcttttcttatctttATTTAGGATGCGGATGATTAGTTGAAATGGATGAAGGTGAAACAGCTCATGAAACTATCAAAGGGTCTATTGCCTCTGTCCCCGGAGCTTTGTGCCTAGAGAAGAACCTGGGTACCTTGTCATTCTTGTTTGTTGCCATAAAATCCACCTGAAAAGCCCAAATATTTCTATTATTAGCTGGAGCACTCTCTGATGCAGAGCCCACTCCCCTGGATGAACTTGTCTTCAACTGAAGTTATCAGCTTTTAGGTTTTGTTTGCCCAATATATGCAACGTTGAGAGCGACTTCAGATTTTCCTCTGTCCACAGCCTGATTTTCTCCAAAGTCATCAAGGCCACAATTGTCTTGTTGTTTGAGAATATTCTCAGGTTTCCCTTAAACTGATGATGAAAGTGCTGAACTGCCTTCTGTACTCTCATTTCTAAGACATTTCAGtgacattttttttctcactgCAGAATCATATTCCTTGTGCTATTTACTCCTGAAGGTGGGCTCCCCAACCTGCGGTACTGGAGCACGTCATGAGTGTTATCTACTCTTGATCTAAAAGTGATACTCCACTTACATTTAAATGCGGACTTTGACACAAAATGCGAGACCTCTTGGTTTCTCCTGACAGTGTGATAGTATGATTTAGTGAACTCTGTCTGTGAACTAGCTGGGCTAGCACTTCCAGCTGGAGACTCCGCATATGCCACCTTGCCCAGTAGATTATTCCTATGGTGGAAGAAAACACTGCCAAAAatcacttggggctagatttactaagctgcgggtttgaaaaagcggggatgttgcctatagcaaccaatcagattctagctgtcattttgtagaaggtactaaataaatgaaagctagaatctgattggttgctataggcaacatccccactatttcaaacccgcagcttagtaaatctagcccttagtgttgttTGTGCCAGATACTGGATCTTGATACACCCTTCTTGTGACCAAGATATCTGGTTTGGTATgatgataaaatataaataaacaaaaaatacttaaattcaaCCAGTGAAATATTCCACGTGTCTCACGGAGATGGTCACTTCTTCCTCATAGGTGTATGATGACTCAGTAGCGCAGGAGACTCTTATTATTGTATATTCAAACTTGTTATCTTTGGAATATTTGTGTGGTTGCTTTAAGAGTAAACAGCAGCAACTGTGAACAGCGCAGCTTTCCACTTTTCATATATATCCATTTTTATAGTTTTTGGTTTGGTATGATGTTTATCTGAACCTCGATGAACGTTATTTGTTCAAATAATTATGAAATGATGGCATTAGGATTAATCTCCTTGCTTTATCCATACTAAAGTCACATTAATAATTTAACCTGTGTGCTGTTAACTTATGTCTAATGATTACAGCATAAATACACCTGTCTCTCTAACCCCCTTGGCCCCAAGGTAGTGCATGGGACAATAGCACACATGCTTTATAAATCTGGGTTATATGGGAGGTGGGAAAGAAGAAAACCCTTGTTGAAACAAACTAACATCAAAGCTGGACTACAGTTTGGACTAAAACATGTGGGAAACATGACCATATGGAGACAGATTCTATGGTATGAGGAGACCAAATCTGAACTTTTTAACCTCAATGCTAAGCGCTATGCTTGTTGCCAACCTAACACTGCACATCACATTAAAAACACCATCATAAGTGAAATAtggtggtggtggcagcatcacgTTATGGCGATTCTTTTTGCAGCAAGGACTCGAACGCTCATAAAATAGAGGGGAAAATGGATGGAGCAAAGTACAAGGAAATCTGCTGCAGTCTACAAGAGTGCTCGGACTTGAAAGATTTCTCTCTCAACAGGACACTCACCCAATGCATACAGCAAAAGCCAGTCTAGTGGCTTACCATCAAAAGGCTAATGTCATGTGACCTAGTCAAAGCCCAGATCTCAAttcaattgagcatctgtgggactATTTAAAAATTGCCATCCACCAACGATCACCAtctaacctgatggagcttgagcaATTTTGCCAAGAAGAATGGGCTAAAATTCCAGTGTCTAGATGTGCAAAACTGatagacacttagggctagatttactaagctgcgggtttgaaaaagtggggatgttgcctatagcaaccagattctagctttcatttatttagtaccttctacaaaatgatagctagaatctgattggttgctataggtaacatccccactttttcaaacccacagcttagtaaatctagcccttaggctcaGAGCTAGAATTGTTGCCAAAGATGGTTCTACCAAGTATTAACTCTGGTGGAGTAAATACTAACACAATCACTCAGTTTTGTTCATAATTAACAAATGGTTGGATTACATTTTTTGGTACATTATGAAGTACTTTATTTTGATTAGTGGGAataaatttcaaataaaaaaaatcatggatTCATGCTGTAACACAGCAAAATGTGAAAACGTCCAAGCGGGTAAATACCTTTTATAGCCACTGCTTTTTAAAATAGCTCTCCAATTTTATATTCATGGGATTGCTTAGGGAACCCCCATCTTCAATAGGGATAGTTGTGCTGGTCGCCATACTTGCCACAGGTAAGTCTACTTTTGGAACCAAACTCCACTCATGTGTCTTTTAATCACTGAATGGATACATACGTTCTAATCCCCTGAAGTTAAACTGATGCTTTTCTAACTGTACCTTATGAATAAGTTCTATCACGACTTGATGTACCAGGAAACTGTACCCTTCTTCAAACAGGGGTTTATGAGACTCTGTGGCAGTTGATTCctcaaacacacacgcacacattataatatatataatatatattatatatatatatatatatatatatatatctactatataaaagcctagtggtgtgtgtctgtgtgtgtgaaaaaaacaacaagctgcagcgccacctgctgggcggagttatacactgacctactaaattcttagtgtgtgtgggaaaaaaaaactcagaaagggctgaaatttggtatactaagatgttttaaatttgttaattattaaaagtgtttataaagatttaaaaaaaaatatatatatatttcttgaaggagaagtgacagttgggagtggttggtggttgccgggggtgacagtggggagtggttggtggttgccaggggtgacagagcgagaggagtgtgactCCACTCATGTGTCTTTTAATCACTGAATGGATACATACGTTCTAATCCCCTGAAGTTAAAGACGGTATTATCGTGACTTGCCAGGCACGCAGTAGCCCTGCCATTACCTCGTAAACCCTCAATGCACAGTGTCCAGAACAAAGGGCAGGGCCCTGAGCCGGAACTGAAATTTCTGCACAGCCAAAGCGTAAGAGACACTGGTACCACCTCCTGAAAGGTACATGTAAGAAGACCTCCTTTATGTCTACTGAGGCTAGGCACTCACTCTGTTCCCTGCCTGTAATGACTGTGCGTAGTGACTACATCCAAAACAAGAGAATGCAGACCTGCCTGTTGAGGGACTGCCAGTTTAATGTGACGGAAGAACCTCTCTATCTGTGGGTCAGGAGGGGCCGAAAAAAAACTACCCCAACTTCCGAAAATGTCATCAGACCTTTTGGTTCCTGTCGTAACTGTACACGTAATATATGCTCCTCTGGGAGGTGAGAAGTGACCACGCGATGTGGCAACCCGACCCCAGTAAAAGGAACGAAAGGATTGAGGGTCCTTGTCGTGGCTTGGTGGAGCTGACGGGAAGAGGGGTACTCTTACCTCCAGAGGCCCCTGAATACTACTCTGCAATTCTGCAAAAGAGAGGTTCCTTTCTTGGAACGAATTCTGGATGCCTCTGGCTAACTGCTCTGACCATAGCAGGATGGCTTTATGAAATCAAGGGTCTAAACAAACGGTCTGCCGTCACTTACGTCGAGTGAAGTCTAGGTTACACTTCTTGTCAGTGACCTCTAGAGAAAAACCCTCGATGGGGGGCCTGCCCTGCGTAGGGATAGCAGAATAAGTGAACAGACAAAAGGGTTGTCAGCAAAAGGGTTGTCAACCCCGGGGGTTCTTTCCATCTAACTATTTTCTCTACCGGGAGAGGAAAAAGAGATGAAATATGCCCAgcctattaattgtttatttggcTTTTACAAAGGTCAGATACCATGTCCATCATAGGAGGAGACGGTCTCTTAAATTAGGCAGGTGCGGATGAAACCGCAGATTCACGTTCCGCAAAGGTTAAAATGTGTCTAATGCTTAAGCTGAGATTATAAACCCTGTGAGTGGATGTGAAATCTTCAGATATAAATGTTCTTATTTGTAAATTAAGATCCAACTAGCCATCCTCTGCCAAGGAATTAACAATATACTGATCCTGACTGTGAACAACTTTGATAAACAAAATTATGCTTGTCCCTGTGAGATGGTGAGCAGATGTGTCTCTGTCTGGGTGGGCTCAGACTGGGATAGAGGCCGAGTGTGTGTAGAAGCGTGAGAAAAGGAATATTCACGTACCTTTTCAGACTATAACATCACCTTAGTGAGTACGGTCATTGATGCTGCCAGTGATTTAGGCCAGACTTGCTCCTCCAAACCTGCTGACACCGAAGTGGGGAGCACCCTGTTCGCAGACCCTAGCATCGTAAGCTGCACAGAGGGCATCTGGGCTAGGCTGTTCAaaagataatataaaaattacatCTTGCCCCTATATAATGGAGCTCAGGCATACCATTGGGTACGTATGAAACataacagtggcgcacgcagggggggtttctgagtctccagaaacccccccccatgCGCTAACccagtggccaccatagcggcactgtcctatacagcagccgcggcgctgtcaaagaagcgtccgcggcggtgctgtattgtatacagcaccgccgcggacgcttctttgacagcgccgcggctgctgtataggacagcgctgctgaaacggagctgctgcgcatttgggtcggggggggggggggggggcgtagagaatcccccccctgacaatcctgcgtgctcCCCTGCATAAGGCAATGCTCTGCAAAGTGTCACAGAATAAATCGGCCTCACATCATCTTGGTACATATACAATGCAGTACAGACGAACCAGCGGGTGTCTTACCCATGGAAGTGCCCCCTTTTCTAAGACACAATACAATACTAAGGAAGGTGTCACAGAATAGATCTGTACTTTATCCCTAGggcgcatatatatataattttatatggtAGGTCTGAGAATCAGAAATATGCTCACAGCAGAATAGGAAATTGCTAAGTCTCTATACTAGGTAATCCTATGGCATATACATCAATTCCAAGACACTGAAGACAATAGTCCTGACTGTGTAAAGGCCTAGAACAGCCTGACAGTCGCTAATATGTGgtaaagtataataaaaatgatacaaaaatacCAGCTGATGTGAGGCAGAGTAAGAAAGCAGCGTGCACTGGATGTGTCTACGTTTCCCAGTGTCCAAAGTTGGCCACCTTCCGCGCCAGGAAGCGGTTTTCTTCAGATCCTCCCCTAATATGGCCACCTCCGTGTATCGCCGATCAGCCCATATATTTAATATGGCTGTCGGCTGTGAGACCCACACGTGCCCAGGCTCCGTGTGGTCTAAATGACAACTGCATTGAATCCTAACGAGTGCGATCGTTGTCTGTTCCCCCGCTGCTCGCTGTCTAGGGGCAGAGGAAACCTGCTGGCATGTCGGGCTGACAGGGAGGATAGGCTGTTACAGTTTCACTCACGCCTGCCTTAAATTTTAACACAGACTGTAAACTAGGCCTTATCGTCAAACaccagtgcccgacctcactaatgctcttgtggccgAATGAATGCAAAGCCCTGCAGTCATCTTcaaaaatctagtggaaagccttcccagaagagttGAGACTGATAGTAGTAGTAAAGGGGGGGACCAAtcccatattaatgcccatggtttagGAATGAGATGTTCGGGTGCCCACATACTTTTAcccatatagtatatttattatatcagAATTAAAGTGGTCAGTTGtggaaacaaatattaaaataagataatTAATAGCCATTTTAGTATGGTACAAATTAAATGTCATGTTCTAATTATGGTGTACATGAGAGTAAAGAGGCAGTCATTCAgtacataaaaatgtacaaacattttaatttacataaacTAAAACACatttgcaataaaacatgtaggTAGAATATGGTGttaatacaaatgtattcattggtaaaaaaaaaaaaaaaaaaaatcaaatcatgCACAGCTCAATTTACAACAGAATTCAAAGGTTCTGCTCTGATATTCCCCAGATCCAATGCAGAGTCCGTCTCTTCATCAATTTCTCCGATAACTGCCCTGTTGGTCAGGATTTAGAACAGAAGTTAGTTAAGTGACAGACAAAAGGATAGTATGGATTAGTCTTCTAATCCATACTGTCAGTTTTTATACAGTGATGTTAAAAGATTGCAGTCAGTTTTTGATCAATAGAGTTTAAGCATAATCAAACACATAGAAGAAACTGCTAAAAACACAAATTTGAATTGCCCTACTTCCCTATGGGGCATGCATGAGGTGCTTTAGAGTTGCGAATATTCACACTTTTGGCATTCATTTCAACAGAAGTGCTAATAGCTATAGCAATAAGGAACTCTCCACAAACAGACCACTGTTACAGCTACTTGTTATATCAGTTGATAAGCTAAACAGTTGAAAATGTTAAGCAAGACACAATAAAAGCTCTGCATTAATAAAACCAATACCAGGGTACTTCTTCCACTGCAGGAAAGTACATGATGTATTGAGTGTTTGATAGCTTAAAAATTGATCACATTGGGTATTACCCTCCTCACCCTCAAGATCAAAGTCTTGTGTCAATCTCACTCAAAAAGGTCCTCAGTCTCTAGGCGAGACTGGGGGGCTGAACATCGATACTGTATTTCATTCTGTCACAAAGTttagcatacagtgtgtgtgttatatatatggtCAGTGGCATAAACTACCAACTACTGTGATCACATCTGCAGCAATATCCAGTTAATTAAGTATCACAGTCCCTGCATATTTAAATGGCTACATCagtattaaggaaagtaaagcaaaaaaaaaaaaaaaaagagtaactttgcagtttggcaaaaccgtgttgcattggagggggaggcaaacttaaagtgtggggacaggtttatagttggggtattgcatgttttatatcaacttcaaatttcagtgtacaagtaaagctatcaagtatttgtgtgctacataaaaaaaaaaaaaagacagtatttatcttatgtataaaataataaactaatttgcaccccttgcattgtaacatggtttagtccacaagaaaacatcctttttttttttttttctttttttatatttactttcttaatgaatcaggcccattatgactAAATgttttgggcctgaatcattaaggcaatACAAGAAGTAgattttctcctgctcaaaaccatgttacaatgcaaggggtgcaatttagttttttactttgcacacaagttaaatactggctgtttttccatgtagcacacaaatacacgatagctttatttttacactgacatttaaaagttgatctaggacatgccctatcccaactataaatctgttcccacattttaaacttacctcccctaaaatgcaacattattttgacaaggtccaaagttactggattttttttgctttcctttccttaatgaatcaggccctttaaggGGGTATTAGATTCTTTTTTCAGCTCCAGATATTCTGTACAGCTGCACAAATGGACATTCAGCTTTTAGAATAACATTTAGTCATATCAATAATACTCACACATTGTCTCCTCTTACAATGTACAATCCCAGCACTACTTGTTCCACTCCTTGTGAAGAGCTGAAAACTCTTTCATGACTCTCATCCAAAATTAGGTTAATTGTCTGGTCAAAACCTTTGAGTGTTCCCtagaaacaaaaacacaaaaagcacATTATCAGGAAAATACAGGAAATAAACCAACGACTTCCAGTTTCTATAGGACATAACATAATGTTGCATTGTGGTTGTTCTTGGgcaacacactctgtgctctaGGACATATTGTGAATCCACTATGAACTGTATATGCTTATTTAGCCCCAACTTTGCTCACATTAGGAACGAACGTCACCATTAAAAGGGTCGTGAGAGATGTGAGGGAAAGTTTCCGCAAAACCTAATGAACTTGCTCCACAGGAGGCTTATTTTACCTCACTTCAATTATCTGAGTATATATATCTCAATCAACcacatttcacagcattaattCATTTGATACTTTGCTGGACAAGTGACAATCCACTGAGTTATCTaccaatgtacattttttttaccttattaACTGTGCTTTTTTATAGTAATTTGTTATGTGTGCCTGTATTAAGTGATTTCACAAAAGCCAAACAAGTTATACCAACTGTAGTAGCAAAATC
This genomic interval carries:
- the LSM8 gene encoding LSM8 homolog, U6 small nuclear RNA associated — encoded protein: MTSALENYINRTVAVITADGRMIVGTLKGFDQTINLILDESHERVFSSSQGVEQVVLGLYIVRGDNVAVIGEIDEETDSALDLGNIRAEPLNSVVN